From the genome of Ignavibacteriales bacterium, one region includes:
- a CDS encoding peptidase, producing MKQKLLAILLLFFISTTNSISQLDNTQETDLYLWLKSLPDIEVTPIKADNIFTEAYEIFITQPIDHNNPNGPKLKEQLFLSHVNKERPMVIELDGYAVNNRTTELSRILNCNQIMVEHRYFGESVPSPFDWKYLTIKQAADDHHRIIELFKEYYPGKWITTGISKGGSCAIFHRYFYPDDADVSVPYVAPLNTSTEDQRVYEWIKTVSTPECRENIYNFQKLCFEKRDELYPVFIKNGEDKKLTYNIVGSEKAFEYAVLEYSFAFWQWGRNNCSEIPDPTSSIEEIWDHLLANGGVSYFSDGDIIDSYPFFYQCYTEFGYYAYEIKQFKDFLKYADGKTEFFIPQNSNPTYDPRLLKDIDQWAMNEAKNCIFIYGGNDPWTAPGVCLSGKTNSLKMVLPSGTHRSRIKNFSKSDKELIYKRLEAWLELEIEDKN from the coding sequence ATGAAACAAAAATTATTAGCCATATTGCTGTTATTTTTTATTTCAACGACAAACTCAATTTCACAATTAGACAACACACAGGAAACTGATCTTTATTTATGGCTAAAATCTTTACCCGATATTGAAGTAACTCCAATCAAAGCTGATAATATTTTTACTGAAGCTTATGAAATATTTATTACTCAACCCATAGATCATAATAACCCAAATGGACCCAAATTAAAAGAACAGCTTTTTTTATCACACGTTAATAAAGAAAGACCTATGGTAATTGAACTCGATGGATATGCAGTCAATAATCGCACAACTGAGCTAAGTAGAATATTAAATTGTAACCAAATTATGGTTGAGCATAGATATTTTGGTGAATCTGTTCCTTCCCCTTTTGATTGGAAATATTTAACGATTAAACAGGCCGCTGATGATCATCACAGAATTATTGAATTATTTAAAGAATATTACCCAGGGAAGTGGATAACTACAGGTATTAGTAAAGGCGGTTCTTGTGCTATCTTCCACAGATATTTTTACCCGGATGACGCAGATGTTTCAGTTCCATATGTAGCACCATTAAATACTTCAACGGAAGATCAGCGTGTGTATGAATGGATAAAAACTGTATCAACTCCGGAATGCCGAGAAAATATTTACAATTTTCAAAAACTTTGTTTTGAAAAACGCGATGAATTGTATCCGGTATTTATTAAAAATGGTGAAGATAAAAAACTAACTTATAATATTGTTGGATCTGAAAAGGCATTTGAATATGCTGTATTAGAATACTCTTTTGCATTTTGGCAATGGGGAAGAAATAATTGTTCTGAAATTCCTGATCCAACTTCTTCAATTGAAGAAATTTGGGATCATTTACTAGCGAATGGCGGTGTTTCTTATTTTAGCGATGGTGATATAATTGATAGCTATCCCTTTTTTTATCAGTGTTATACTGAGTTTGGTTATTATGCTTATGAAATTAAACAATTTAAAGACTTTCTGAAATATGCTGATGGAAAGACTGAATTTTTCATTCCCCAAAATTCTAATCCAACCTACGACCCAAGGTTATTAAAGGATATTGATCAGTGGGCGATGAATGAAGCCAAAAATTGTATTTTTATTTATGGCGGTAATGATCCCTGGACTGCCCCAGGTGTTTGTTTGTCTGGTAAAACAAATTCTTTGAAAATGGTTTTGCCAAGTGGAACACACAGATCAAGAATTAAAAATTTTTCCAAATCTGATAAAGAATTAATTTATAAACGACTTGAAGCATGGTTAGAGTTGGAAATTGAGGATAAAAATTAA